The Pseudomonadota bacterium genome includes a region encoding these proteins:
- a CDS encoding glycosyl hydrolase, giving the protein MRTPQHLILASFLPALVFLLPPTVASASATYEATLYDAIEYRLIGPYRGGRSATVTGVPDDRDTYYFGSSGGGVWKTDDGGTKWRNISDGFFGGSVGAVAVAQSDPNVIYAGLGEKTVRGNVSSNFGVWKSTDAGKSWRFIGLEDTRHIGRIRVHPSDPDTVYVAAMGDLWQASEARGVYKSTDGGATWEKVLYASEDAGAVDLVFEPGNPRILYASTWNVRRTPHGFSSGGPDSHLWKSSDSGETWSKLTDLPNIPDGPLGIIGVTVSPANPDRIWALIEAEDGGVFRSDDAGETWHKVNSDRALRSRAWYYTRIIADTQNENRVYVMNVSYAVSEDGGKTFTLHRAPHGDHHDLWIDPNDNQRMIIADDGGAQVSTDGAQSWSTYHNQPTAQFYRIATDDHFPYRIYGAQQDNSAIRIYHRTNGNAITEQDWEITAGGESAYHAIDPNDNDIVYGGTFKGYLNRYNHANGQRRAINVWPLNPAGSGVEVMKYRFNWNYPTFFSQHDPERLYAFSHRVHVSRTEGQDWQTISPDLTRAIAQTLVSSGGPITQDNTGVEYYATILTAEESRHEPGVLWTGSDDGLLHLTRDDGETWQDVTPPDAPRLMMWNSIDLHPLRPGGAYAAGTLYKTGDFKPYLYKTTDYGKSWKKITAGIKPLHFTRVLRADPQREGLLYAGTEYGMYVSFDDGASWQSFQLNLPDVPITDLQVRDRNLIVATQGRGFWIIDDLSPLHQLNEEAAKASVHLFQPKPSYRMRRQGRGKRDALLEGENHPEGVMLYFNLPEDPQEGDIVSLEILEADGTLIKRFSSDASDEDNEDLKLEVESGSNLFVWDMRYPDALSFDGIILYSANTKGPVAVPGNYRARLSVNGASSEQAFEILKDPRVKSSRADLQAQFDFLIQVRDKLSQAHQAVIDVRALRADLDYLEGKLQDKPGAAALQEAINTLREEATTIESNLHETRNEAFQDPLNFGIKLNNRLAYLATHESAGDFRPTDQGVAYRKEVSAQIDEEVAALEQLINDRLPKINRMVEEQGIELLAVP; this is encoded by the coding sequence ATGAGAACACCGCAGCACCTGATCCTCGCCTCCTTCTTGCCCGCCCTGGTCTTTCTGCTCCCCCCGACCGTCGCCTCGGCGAGTGCCACTTACGAGGCCACCCTCTATGACGCGATCGAATACCGGTTGATCGGTCCATACCGAGGAGGCCGCTCCGCCACCGTGACCGGCGTTCCGGATGATCGGGACACCTACTACTTCGGCTCCTCCGGTGGCGGTGTCTGGAAGACCGACGACGGCGGCACCAAGTGGCGCAACATCTCCGACGGGTTCTTCGGCGGATCAGTGGGCGCCGTCGCCGTGGCCCAGTCCGATCCCAACGTGATCTACGCCGGTCTCGGCGAGAAGACCGTGCGCGGAAACGTGTCCTCGAATTTTGGCGTATGGAAGTCCACGGACGCCGGCAAGAGCTGGCGCTTCATCGGCCTCGAGGACACTCGGCACATCGGCCGCATCCGCGTGCACCCAAGCGACCCCGACACCGTGTACGTGGCAGCGATGGGAGATCTTTGGCAGGCAAGCGAGGCGAGGGGCGTCTACAAGAGCACGGATGGCGGCGCGACGTGGGAGAAGGTCCTCTACGCCAGCGAAGACGCGGGAGCGGTGGATCTCGTCTTTGAGCCGGGCAATCCGCGCATCCTGTACGCGAGCACCTGGAACGTGCGACGTACACCGCACGGCTTCTCAAGCGGCGGGCCCGACTCCCATCTGTGGAAGAGCAGCGACTCGGGGGAAACGTGGTCGAAGCTCACGGATCTACCTAATATTCCTGATGGTCCCCTCGGCATCATCGGCGTGACCGTATCACCGGCTAACCCCGATCGGATATGGGCGCTGATCGAAGCCGAAGACGGCGGGGTCTTCCGCTCGGATGATGCCGGCGAGACCTGGCACAAGGTGAACAGCGACCGCGCCTTGCGCTCTCGCGCTTGGTACTACACCCGCATCATCGCAGACACCCAGAACGAGAACCGCGTGTACGTGATGAATGTGTCCTACGCCGTGTCCGAAGACGGCGGCAAGACCTTCACCCTGCACCGCGCCCCCCACGGCGACCACCACGACCTCTGGATCGACCCGAACGACAACCAGCGCATGATCATCGCCGACGATGGCGGTGCACAGGTCTCCACCGATGGCGCGCAGAGCTGGTCCACTTACCACAACCAACCCACGGCCCAGTTCTACCGCATCGCCACCGACGATCACTTCCCCTACCGCATCTACGGCGCCCAGCAGGACAACTCCGCCATTCGCATCTACCACCGCACGAACGGCAACGCGATCACGGAGCAAGACTGGGAGATCACCGCCGGTGGCGAAAGCGCCTACCACGCGATCGATCCGAACGATAACGACATCGTGTACGGCGGCACCTTCAAGGGATACCTAAACCGCTACAACCACGCCAACGGCCAGCGCCGCGCCATCAACGTCTGGCCGCTGAATCCGGCAGGTTCCGGCGTGGAAGTGATGAAATACCGCTTCAACTGGAACTACCCGACGTTCTTCTCCCAGCACGACCCGGAGCGACTCTACGCCTTCTCACATCGAGTACACGTGTCGAGGACAGAAGGGCAGGACTGGCAGACCATCAGTCCGGACCTCACGCGCGCCATTGCGCAGACGCTGGTGTCTTCCGGCGGGCCGATCACCCAAGACAACACCGGTGTGGAGTACTACGCGACGATCCTCACCGCCGAGGAGAGTCGGCACGAACCGGGCGTGCTGTGGACGGGGTCTGACGACGGCCTGCTTCACCTCACGCGCGACGACGGTGAGACATGGCAGGACGTGACTCCTCCTGACGCGCCCAGGCTAATGATGTGGAACTCCATCGACCTCCACCCCCTCAGACCCGGCGGTGCCTACGCGGCAGGCACGCTCTACAAGACCGGCGACTTCAAGCCCTACCTGTACAAGACCACAGACTACGGCAAGAGCTGGAAGAAGATCACCGCCGGTATCAAGCCTCTTCACTTCACTCGAGTACTACGCGCCGATCCACAGCGCGAGGGCCTGCTGTACGCGGGCACCGAATACGGCATGTACGTGTCCTTCGACGACGGGGCGAGCTGGCAGTCCTTCCAACTGAACCTGCCCGACGTGCCCATCACCGATCTGCAGGTGCGCGACCGCAACCTCATCGTGGCGACCCAGGGCCGCGGCTTCTGGATCATCGATGACCTCTCGCCGCTCCATCAGCTGAACGAAGAGGCAGCAAAGGCGAGCGTTCACCTGTTTCAGCCAAAGCCCAGCTACCGCATGCGCCGCCAAGGCCGCGGCAAGCGTGACGCGCTGCTGGAAGGAGAGAACCACCCTGAAGGCGTGATGCTGTACTTCAATCTCCCCGAAGACCCGCAGGAGGGCGATATCGTAAGCCTCGAGATCCTCGAAGCAGACGGAACACTCATCAAGCGCTTCTCCAGCGATGCTTCGGACGAGGATAACGAGGACCTGAAGCTGGAAGTGGAGTCCGGATCGAATCTCTTCGTATGGGACATGCGCTATCCCGACGCCCTGTCCTTCGACGGAATCATTCTGTACTCGGCGAACACAAAGGGCCCCGTGGCCGTGCCTGGCAACTACCGCGCGAGGTTGAGCGTCAACGGTGCGAGCAGCGAGCAGGCGTTCGAGATCCTCAAGGACCCGCGCGTGAAGAGCTCACGAGCCGACCTCCAGGCGCAGTTCGATTTCCTGATCCAGGTCAGGGACAAGCTGAGCCAGGCCCACCAGGCCGTGATCGATGTGCGCGCGCTGCGCGCGGATCTCGACTACCTCGAAGGGAAGCTGCAGGACAAGCCCGGTGCTGCGGCGCTACAAGAGGCCATCAACACCTTGCGCGAGGAGGCCACGACGATCGAGAGCAACCTGCACGAGACGCGCAACGAGGCCTTTCAGGATCCGCTTAACTTCGGAATCAAACTAAACAATCGCCTCGCGTATCTGGCGACCCATGAGTCTGCCGGTGACTTCCGGCCAACGGATCAGGGAGTCGCGTACCGGAAGGAGGTCTCGGCGCAGATCGACGAGGAGGTGGCGGCCCTCGAGCAGCTGATCAACGATCGCCTGCCGAAGATCAATCGGATGGTTGAGGAGCAAGGCATAGAGTTGCTTGCCGTGCCCTGA
- a CDS encoding acyltransferase family protein, which translates to MKYRAEMDGLRALAVVPVIAFHAGWKAVSGGFAGVDVFFVISGFLITTILLEDIEHDRFSISHFYERRARRILPALIAVLAVSAFAAWVMMLPHDFVRLARELMANATFTSNVHYTLSWGYFQAWRLPPVFLNTWSLAVEEQFYVLFPLLLLFCKGTPGKRLFLYFAVLLVVSLVWAEVSSRLFPQAAYYLLPSRAWELLTGALVAVFLRDGLGSGYVSKRTSTLASTLSITGLVLIFVSFFAIDDRLRYPSLATVPPVLGTALLIVFARADQVWAKALSAPAVVYTGKISYSLYLWHFPVLILLRYALAPQYDAWFIGACGVLITVVLAVLTYHLVEQPFRRKRLLASRRALLATSAVALVVCAAIGLGGHLKRLTPYSVLRHPGLNHLLTSPGLPGGVGIRRCAATNARTECRLVSGGEGTSTAPRREFLIVGDSHMADLISPLAQLFAGQDQVGLSARVTYACTFMPATFENWRGACGKARQRLDAIQPERATDVVFTVNFVRAMNRRTPAERVEELGSLLEMVDTLAARGVTVHLITHRQVYNIEPTRAFVMPALTAETLSVPPELFDFYDASERRGARVYRPKESWPPLAPHLLYKDAGHLSVEGAGAFLRYVGIRSLGDLTH; encoded by the coding sequence GTGAAGTACCGCGCTGAGATGGACGGCCTGCGAGCCCTCGCCGTGGTGCCGGTCATCGCGTTTCACGCGGGCTGGAAAGCGGTGAGCGGGGGCTTTGCCGGCGTCGATGTGTTCTTCGTGATCAGCGGGTTCCTGATCACCACGATCTTGCTCGAGGATATCGAGCACGATCGCTTCAGCATCAGCCATTTCTACGAGCGACGGGCCCGGCGCATCCTGCCGGCCTTGATCGCCGTGCTCGCTGTCAGCGCCTTCGCCGCCTGGGTGATGATGCTGCCCCATGACTTTGTGCGCTTGGCCCGGGAGCTCATGGCCAACGCCACCTTCACCAGTAACGTGCACTACACGCTGAGCTGGGGTTACTTTCAGGCCTGGCGTCTCCCGCCAGTGTTCCTCAACACCTGGAGCCTCGCCGTGGAGGAGCAGTTCTACGTGCTGTTCCCTCTGCTGCTGCTCTTCTGCAAGGGCACGCCTGGCAAGCGCCTGTTCCTTTACTTCGCGGTACTGCTCGTCGTCTCCCTGGTCTGGGCGGAGGTATCTTCCCGCCTGTTTCCGCAGGCGGCGTACTACCTGCTGCCGAGCCGCGCGTGGGAGCTATTGACGGGAGCGCTCGTCGCGGTCTTTCTACGCGACGGGCTAGGCTCTGGGTACGTATCCAAGCGTACGAGCACGTTAGCAAGCACCTTGTCGATCACCGGGCTCGTGCTGATCTTCGTGTCCTTCTTCGCCATCGATGATCGTTTGCGCTATCCCTCGCTCGCGACCGTGCCGCCCGTGCTCGGCACGGCGTTATTAATCGTCTTCGCGCGCGCCGATCAGGTGTGGGCAAAGGCCTTGTCCGCACCGGCCGTCGTGTACACGGGAAAGATCTCCTACAGCCTGTACCTGTGGCACTTCCCGGTCCTTATCCTGCTGCGCTACGCCTTGGCGCCGCAGTACGATGCCTGGTTCATCGGCGCCTGCGGCGTGCTCATCACCGTGGTGCTCGCGGTGCTGACTTATCACCTCGTGGAGCAGCCGTTCAGGCGAAAGCGCCTCCTAGCGTCGCGTCGCGCCTTGCTAGCCACCTCCGCTGTCGCCCTCGTCGTGTGCGCAGCCATCGGCCTCGGCGGTCACCTAAAACGCTTGACCCCTTACTCGGTGCTCCGCCATCCGGGCCTCAACCACTTGCTTACCAGCCCAGGACTCCCGGGTGGGGTGGGGATTCGACGGTGCGCGGCCACCAACGCGCGCACCGAGTGCCGTCTCGTGTCGGGAGGCGAGGGCACCTCGACGGCGCCGCGTCGTGAGTTCCTTATCGTCGGCGATTCGCACATGGCAGATCTGATCAGCCCGCTCGCTCAGCTCTTTGCCGGCCAGGATCAGGTGGGCCTATCGGCCCGGGTGACCTACGCGTGCACCTTCATGCCCGCGACCTTTGAGAACTGGCGCGGCGCGTGCGGGAAGGCCCGCCAGCGGCTCGATGCCATCCAGCCAGAGCGGGCGACGGACGTGGTGTTCACGGTGAACTTTGTGAGGGCCATGAACCGGCGAACCCCGGCGGAACGGGTCGAGGAGCTCGGCTCGTTGCTGGAGATGGTCGACACCCTGGCCGCGCGCGGCGTCACGGTGCACCTGATCACCCATCGACAGGTTTACAACATCGAGCCGACCCGCGCCTTCGTCATGCCCGCGCTGACGGCCGAAACCTTGTCCGTGCCGCCGGAGCTGTTCGACTTCTACGACGCGTCTGAACGGCGAGGTGCGCGCGTCTACCGGCCAAAGGAGAGCTGGCCGCCGTTGGCGCCGCACCTGCTGTACAAGGATGCGGGGCACCTGTCGGTGGAGGGTGCCGGCGCGTTTTTGCGCTATGTGGGTATTCGATCGCTCGGCGATCTGACCCACTAG
- a CDS encoding serine hydrolase: protein MTMQLAVRLRVLTMVCAMAYGSAIAQDIPEETFEAPTTLEELTERIAKTVQESESAVGLVAALVNADGLLWAEGFGYADKASLTPATPDTPFRAGSISKSITGLISARLAEDGLLDLNATLRELAPEIEFTNRWEDDNPVRLVHLLEHTTGWDDIHISEYRDFGPNPSTEQGLRFNPRSRTSRWRPGRYGSYANSGPASMGFVLEKVTGRSFEELAQTLVLGPIGAETATFDQSTETAESTATSYRPDGSASPYTRIWASASGSLSLSVRDLGQLARLLIRRGEVDGEQIISAAAIERIETPTTSLAGEQRLAHGYGLGNYANFFDEVEYRGHDGGIDGFISTYAYRKDAGVGLAMMINSPDGVTFRAVRKLLASYLNKQYPPADAAPSPADADNLERFVGFYRPFTPRNEFARLISDLTGVVRIEAAGDTLEMTPLLGGERKRYLPIGDGLFVGEGRAKPELLFYDGPSGALEAFAGFNNTLREVSALDVLARLAFLATVVIAVIAALLFAAIWVIAYPLGALRESNRWRVWLWPFLSVLALGGAVAGLMLGASADPIAALGGPSIYSLALQYGGWVTMLCAVLGMVAALTNRSSSDWSRLHAGFTSMLLFAFTGYLWSYGWIGITIWGYSPNVVGS, encoded by the coding sequence ATGACTATGCAGCTAGCGGTGAGGCTTAGGGTGTTGACGATGGTCTGCGCGATGGCCTATGGCAGCGCCATCGCCCAGGACATACCCGAGGAGACCTTTGAGGCGCCAACCACGCTCGAGGAACTCACCGAGCGTATCGCCAAGACCGTACAGGAAAGCGAGAGCGCCGTAGGGCTGGTCGCCGCCCTGGTGAATGCGGACGGCCTGCTGTGGGCCGAGGGCTTTGGCTACGCCGACAAGGCGTCGCTAACGCCCGCCACGCCAGATACGCCGTTTCGCGCCGGCTCCATCTCCAAGAGCATCACGGGCCTGATCTCAGCTCGCCTCGCTGAGGATGGCCTGCTCGATCTCAACGCGACGCTGCGGGAGCTCGCGCCGGAGATCGAGTTCACCAATCGCTGGGAGGACGACAATCCGGTCAGGCTGGTCCACCTGCTCGAGCACACGACCGGCTGGGATGACATCCACATCAGCGAGTATCGCGACTTCGGCCCCAATCCCTCGACCGAGCAGGGCCTGCGCTTCAATCCCCGCTCGCGCACCTCCCGCTGGCGCCCCGGGCGCTACGGGTCCTACGCCAACTCGGGCCCCGCCTCCATGGGCTTCGTGCTGGAGAAGGTGACCGGGCGCAGCTTCGAGGAGTTGGCGCAGACGCTGGTACTAGGTCCCATCGGCGCCGAAACGGCCACCTTCGATCAGTCGACTGAGACGGCGGAATCGACCGCGACCAGCTACCGGCCAGATGGCAGCGCCAGCCCCTACACGCGCATCTGGGCCAGCGCGTCGGGCTCCCTGAGTCTGTCGGTGCGCGATCTCGGTCAGCTGGCACGTCTGCTCATTCGACGCGGCGAGGTGGACGGTGAGCAGATCATCTCGGCCGCCGCCATCGAGCGAATCGAGACGCCCACCACATCCCTGGCCGGCGAGCAGCGCCTGGCTCACGGCTACGGCCTCGGCAACTACGCGAACTTCTTCGACGAAGTCGAGTACCGCGGCCACGACGGCGGTATCGACGGCTTCATCAGCACCTACGCCTACCGCAAGGACGCCGGGGTGGGCCTTGCCATGATGATCAACTCGCCCGACGGCGTGACCTTCCGCGCAGTACGCAAGCTGCTGGCGAGCTACCTCAACAAGCAGTATCCGCCCGCGGATGCGGCGCCGTCGCCGGCGGATGCGGATAACCTAGAGCGCTTCGTTGGGTTCTATCGCCCCTTCACGCCGCGCAATGAGTTCGCCCGGCTGATCAGTGATCTCACGGGCGTCGTGCGCATCGAAGCCGCGGGGGACACGCTCGAGATGACACCGCTGCTAGGCGGCGAGCGCAAGCGCTACCTTCCCATCGGCGACGGCCTGTTTGTCGGCGAGGGGCGCGCCAAGCCCGAACTGCTCTTCTACGACGGTCCATCGGGAGCGCTCGAAGCCTTCGCGGGCTTCAACAACACCTTGCGAGAGGTATCTGCCCTAGACGTACTCGCCCGCTTGGCTTTCCTTGCCACCGTGGTCATCGCGGTCATCGCGGCGCTGCTGTTCGCGGCCATCTGGGTCATCGCCTATCCCCTTGGCGCGTTGCGCGAGAGCAACCGCTGGCGTGTATGGCTCTGGCCGTTCCTGAGCGTGCTAGCCCTGGGCGGTGCCGTCGCCGGCTTGATGCTCGGCGCGAGCGCCGATCCTATCGCTGCGCTCGGCGGACCGTCGATCTACTCGCTTGCCCTGCAGTACGGCGGCTGGGTCACGATGTTGTGCGCCGTGCTTGGCATGGTAGCCGCCCTGACCAATCGCAGCAGTTCGGATTGGTCCCGACTTCACGCTGGCTTCACCTCGATGCTGCTGTTCGCATTCACCGGCTATCTTTGGTCGTATGGCTGGATCGGGATCACGATCTGGGGATACTCCCCTAACGTCGTGGGTAGCTGA
- a CDS encoding serine/threonine-protein kinase, with translation MSNPNDTAQRNWQRVQDVFFDALEQPEHRRREFIAQRCGENDGLAQEVLSLLEAHDKGGTFLEGFGEAAESLLADGLVRGDAVGPFRVLETIGRGGMGTVWLAERTDGEFQQQVAIKLIKRGMDTDEILARFLRERRLLAQLEHPNIARFLDGGVTDDGLPWFAMEYVEGKPLIEYCDEQGLDTATRLHLQCKLCDAVEHAHRKLIVHRDLKPSNVLVTADGEPKLLDFGIAKLCGADDGDQQLTHSGVRVMTPLFAAPEQVLGQPVTTATDVYALGLILYELLVGALPYPPQHQSGPTLLRAIVETPAERPSVLARRTDTGAAQETTPALRQRLVRRLKGDLDRICLKAVHKEPARRYASAQALADDLVRFRKGYPVLARPDSLAYRTRRFVARNRVAVGAAALAFISLLGGLMGAVWQAQIASAEAVRAERVKRLLIDIFEVNRPGAQAGTELTAAEILDTGAERVAAQLAGEPDLQAELLQVVGTLYESLGRLDDAQRLLQRSLEVMDELDGDPRELRAQGLQHLGRVYFERGEHERSEALGRQALARFEAHSTRDRPAYAKALGDLAIALSEASKYEAADPLHRRSLAMYQRLDGERSLSAAGALHDLAQHLKWQGHFDEAEPLYRRALEIKLDELGERHESVALTQGNLGVMLGQRGDYEEAEPLLRASYDIDRRILGPEHPTTVLRLNNLSMFYYVTADYVTAEPLMREALAHNRRLFGADNERVATNLHNLANILVETDRRDEALPAHREALAIRRRVLEAAHPRIAQSLKSLGRLELSFGHVEEAERMLSEAREIADQSLSPSHPIYISVLIAHGAMSLAGADLAAAERTLGQAVALGVQHLGADSRELAEARSLLGRCLIALERRDQALPLLRSALVSLDVPARAQDPLLAATRSAIEQITPAEL, from the coding sequence ATGAGTAACCCAAACGATACGGCACAGCGCAACTGGCAGCGCGTTCAGGACGTATTCTTCGACGCTCTCGAGCAACCGGAGCACCGGCGGCGCGAGTTCATCGCGCAGCGTTGTGGTGAGAACGATGGGCTTGCGCAAGAAGTCCTGTCCCTACTCGAAGCCCACGACAAGGGTGGCACGTTCCTAGAGGGCTTCGGCGAGGCGGCCGAGTCCCTGCTGGCGGACGGGTTGGTACGCGGCGATGCAGTCGGGCCCTTTCGCGTGCTCGAGACGATCGGCCGGGGCGGCATGGGCACCGTGTGGCTGGCCGAACGCACGGACGGGGAGTTCCAACAGCAGGTCGCGATCAAGCTCATCAAGCGCGGCATGGACACGGATGAGATTCTCGCGCGCTTCCTGCGTGAGCGACGCCTCCTCGCACAGCTAGAACATCCCAACATCGCCAGATTCCTGGACGGCGGTGTTACCGACGATGGCCTGCCATGGTTCGCGATGGAGTACGTGGAGGGCAAGCCGCTGATTGAGTACTGCGACGAGCAGGGCCTCGATACCGCGACGCGCCTGCACCTGCAGTGCAAGTTGTGCGACGCGGTGGAGCACGCCCATCGCAAGCTCATCGTGCACCGCGACCTGAAGCCATCCAACGTACTCGTCACCGCCGACGGCGAACCGAAGCTTCTCGACTTCGGCATCGCGAAATTGTGTGGAGCTGATGATGGCGATCAGCAGCTGACGCACTCGGGGGTGCGGGTCATGACACCCCTGTTCGCAGCGCCTGAGCAAGTGCTTGGCCAACCGGTCACCACCGCCACGGATGTATACGCCCTCGGGTTGATCCTTTACGAGTTGCTGGTAGGCGCTCTGCCCTATCCTCCTCAGCACCAGTCCGGCCCGACGCTGCTACGCGCGATCGTCGAGACCCCTGCTGAGCGACCATCGGTGCTCGCTCGACGGACGGATACCGGCGCGGCGCAGGAGACGACTCCGGCGCTTCGCCAGCGCCTGGTCAGGCGCCTGAAGGGCGACTTAGACCGCATTTGCCTGAAGGCCGTGCACAAGGAGCCAGCGCGTCGCTACGCCTCCGCGCAGGCGCTCGCAGATGACCTGGTGCGCTTCCGCAAGGGATACCCCGTGCTCGCGCGCCCGGACTCCTTGGCCTACCGAACGCGCAGATTCGTCGCCCGAAACAGAGTGGCCGTGGGCGCCGCTGCACTGGCGTTTATCTCTCTCTTAGGCGGCTTGATGGGCGCCGTCTGGCAGGCGCAGATCGCCTCCGCAGAAGCGGTTCGCGCCGAGCGGGTCAAGCGGTTGTTGATCGACATCTTCGAAGTGAATCGTCCAGGCGCGCAGGCCGGCACGGAGCTGACGGCCGCGGAGATTCTGGACACCGGGGCGGAGCGGGTCGCCGCGCAGTTGGCCGGCGAGCCTGACTTGCAGGCGGAACTGCTGCAGGTGGTGGGCACCCTGTACGAGAGCCTCGGCCGCCTGGACGATGCGCAGCGCCTCCTGCAGCGGTCCCTGGAGGTGATGGACGAGCTCGATGGCGATCCGCGCGAGCTGCGAGCGCAGGGCCTGCAGCACCTGGGTCGCGTGTATTTCGAGCGCGGCGAGCATGAGCGGTCAGAAGCACTGGGACGGCAGGCGCTTGCGCGCTTCGAAGCCCACTCGACGCGTGATCGCCCAGCCTACGCCAAGGCACTTGGCGATTTGGCCATCGCCCTGTCGGAGGCCTCGAAGTACGAAGCGGCGGACCCCCTTCACCGCCGTTCCCTCGCCATGTATCAGCGGCTCGATGGCGAGCGCAGCTTGAGTGCGGCTGGGGCGCTCCACGACCTGGCCCAGCATCTGAAGTGGCAGGGCCACTTCGACGAGGCGGAGCCTCTCTATCGACGGGCCTTGGAGATTAAGCTGGACGAGCTCGGTGAGCGCCATGAGAGCGTGGCGCTGACTCAGGGTAACCTAGGGGTAATGCTGGGTCAGCGTGGGGACTACGAGGAGGCGGAGCCCCTGCTAAGAGCTTCCTACGATATTGACCGCCGCATCCTCGGGCCAGAACATCCCACCACCGTGCTTCGGCTGAACAACTTGAGCATGTTCTACTACGTCACCGCCGACTACGTCACCGCCGAGCCGCTGATGCGCGAAGCGCTGGCGCACAACCGACGCCTCTTCGGTGCAGATAACGAGCGGGTGGCGACAAACCTGCACAATCTAGCCAACATCCTGGTGGAGACGGATCGCCGCGACGAGGCCTTGCCGGCGCATCGCGAAGCACTAGCCATTCGCCGCCGCGTCCTGGAGGCAGCGCATCCACGCATCGCCCAGTCTCTAAAGAGCCTCGGACGATTGGAACTTTCGTTTGGCCATGTCGAGGAAGCTGAGCGGATGCTCTCCGAGGCGCGCGAGATCGCCGACCAGAGCCTGTCACCCAGCCATCCGATCTACATTTCCGTTCTCATCGCTCACGGTGCCATGTCGCTCGCCGGTGCGGACCTCGCGGCAGCTGAGCGTACCTTAGGGCAGGCCGTTGCCCTTGGCGTACAGCACCTGGGGGCTGATAGCCGCGAGCTCGCCGAAGCGCGCAGCTTGCTGGGGCGCTGTCTGATCGCCTTGGAGCGCCGGGATCAAGCGCTGCCCTTGCTAAGGTCAGCCTTAGTGTCTTTGGATGTGCCCGCCCGTGCCCAGGACCCTCTACTGGCTGCAACCCGTAGCGCCATAGAGCAGATCACACCGGCCGAGCTGTAG
- a CDS encoding CPBP family intramembrane glutamic endopeptidase: MQEPQTPWIAMMPTASDGPRVGLVRCLAAVGEVVFVLLALTLLARLLFSLLGLTDADAYLFPAQGEVDFRGAAKAEASWHALRYGLALLVVVLVGGIRRRRSLASYGVTLGTSSPLGLIQYGLVLFAVTHPPTLLLSMADRAFSLGPGLPFWRLMEEVPWDGDFWLFMAVSSFLVVPLVEEFMARGYLLGRLRESFSAGGALVVMGVLFAVAHTQYHRADLLSLGSLLTLVYGSVVWGYAVYRTGSLIPPMVAHALVNIPLAEALEPYLLVASVGTVLVLRKQIVQNARCLTHLFVTAQDWAYIAAVCVLLVAFGATLRVPTAPYLWLLGFVAFFIVSLRTPSKWSSADLAQNAS, translated from the coding sequence ATGCAAGAGCCCCAGACGCCGTGGATCGCGATGATGCCCACAGCCTCAGATGGCCCTAGGGTGGGACTCGTTCGTTGCCTCGCCGCCGTTGGCGAGGTCGTCTTCGTGCTGCTCGCACTCACGCTGCTGGCGCGCCTGCTGTTTTCCCTGTTGGGATTGACAGATGCCGATGCTTACCTATTCCCAGCGCAGGGCGAGGTGGATTTCCGCGGGGCCGCAAAGGCGGAGGCAAGTTGGCACGCCCTGCGCTACGGTTTGGCTTTACTGGTGGTGGTGCTCGTCGGTGGGATTCGGCGGCGGCGAAGCCTCGCGAGCTACGGCGTGACCCTCGGGACAAGCAGCCCGCTAGGACTGATTCAGTACGGTCTCGTGCTGTTCGCGGTTACCCACCCCCCGACGCTGTTGCTAAGCATGGCAGATCGGGCCTTCTCCCTCGGGCCGGGGCTCCCCTTCTGGCGCCTCATGGAGGAGGTGCCGTGGGATGGGGACTTTTGGCTCTTCATGGCCGTGTCGAGTTTCCTCGTGGTGCCATTGGTGGAGGAGTTCATGGCGCGTGGCTATCTCCTCGGTCGCCTGCGCGAGTCCTTCTCTGCGGGGGGCGCCCTGGTGGTGATGGGCGTTCTCTTCGCGGTCGCTCACACCCAGTATCACCGAGCCGACCTACTCTCCTTGGGCAGCCTGCTCACGCTGGTGTACGGCTCGGTGGTGTGGGGGTACGCGGTGTATCGAACCGGTTCGCTGATACCCCCGATGGTTGCCCACGCCTTGGTCAACATCCCGCTCGCCGAGGCGCTCGAGCCCTATCTCCTGGTGGCGTCAGTGGGCACGGTGCTCGTCCTTCGCAAGCAGATCGTTCAGAACGCTCGGTGTCTGACCCATTTGTTTGTAACCGCGCAAGACTGGGCGTACATCGCCGCTGTGTGCGTGCTACTGGTGGCGTTCGGGGCGACGCTGCGAGTACCCACGGCGCCCTACCTTTGGCTGCTAGGGTTCGTAGCGTTCTTCATCGTGAGCTTGCGAACTCCCTCGAAGTGGTCTTCGGCCGATCTTGCGCAGAACGCGAGCTAA